CCGAACTGGGTGTGTTGCGAGCTGATGAAAGCCCCAACTTGCTGCGGATAGAAGCAGTTCTCAACAACAAAGAACATCTGCGTAAAGGTCGCATTCATCCGATTGATGTTTTGAAAGCTCTCAAAACTTATCAATCTAGTGGCAGATTAGGACGCAGCCAGAAGACTTGGAATCCAGTTCCTCGGATTGTGGACATTTTAGAAAAGGCGGTTGAACTGTCTTTTGATGTTGTGCAACCCACGGGTAAAGTGTTCATGCACGCCGTAGACGTTTCTGGTTCTATGGGTAGCTTAGTTGCAGATATGGGTCTGAGTTGTTGTGAAATTGCCACCACAATGGCGCTGGTGACAGCAAAGGCAGAGAAAAACTACATGATTCGCGGTTTTGCTACTCAATTCCGTGAATTATACCAATTCTCTAAAAGCTAGCTACAGATAGTGCCTCTAAAATATATTGTCTTCGGGCAATAGATACAATAATTTGTTTGGTTAATTTCCCAATTTCAGCGTAGAGAGCAGTACGTAAATCATCAAGTTTTTTAGGTAATAACCAACGCAGTCGGCGCTTAATATATTGCCAAACCTGCTCAATTGGGTTTAACTCGGGAGAATGTGCAGGCTGAAATAATAAAATGATGTTATCTGGTACTTGAAGACGTTTGGCTTTATGAAAGGCACCATTATCCAGTTGAATAATTAGTACTGAATCAGTAAAATGTTGAGAAATTAGATTGAGGAATATCTGAAAACAGTCAGTATTAAGATGTGAAAATTCCCAAAAAAAGCTTTCGCCAGTCAGTGGTTCGATGATTCCATATAAATATGTTGCTTTGAACTGCCACTGGTGTACACCAACGGGTTTGACACCCTTGCCTGTGATTTTCCGTCCTGTGATTGTTTTCAATCCAATTCGAGTTTCGTCCTCGCACCAAAAACGAATCGTTTTCGTTGTGCATAAAACTGTTAAGCAAAACCAAGACAGCATTGCTAAGTTGTGTGCAAGGTTTTTTTAAATGCCTCTACTTGTGGTTGTTTTTGTTCAACGCTTTTGGGGCGTGGTACTTTTGGCGATGACTCCAAACGGTAATAAACCAGTTTGTGAACTGTCTTGTAGCAAGAATTGACTCCCAAGTTTTGTTCTAGCCACTCTACAATTTCTTGATAACCATTAAATCCAAGTGGTTCTTGCAATCTTTTCTCTAATGCTTTTTCTGCCCAGTTTGGGATGGTTCTTGGTCTTCCTGGCGAAGATTTTTGTTTTAATAGTCCTTCAATACCGCCTGCTTTGTACTGTCGAATCCACTTGTGTAGGGTCACTCGATTTCGACCAATAATTTCTGCGGTTTGAGAAATTGTTTGACCATGCCCTGTTTTGAGTAAATATAGTAGCTGCACTCTTTCTTTAGCCGTCGCAGTTTTTTGTATTGCCAGTAAATCTTTGAGTTCTGCGACAGTCTCTTTAATTTCTAGTTGATATACCCCTGACATTGTTCATCTTTGTATCTAGTTTCATCTTATTATCTCATCTGTAGCCTTATTTCAGAGAATTGGTATTAGACATCACTGCTAAAGATAGTTTTAGTTCTGCGGTTCGCAAAGCTAGTAACCAAAACTTCGGTGGAACAGATGCGTCTGTCGCTTACGACTGGATGATTAAGAATAAGTTCAAAGCTGATGTAGTCTGCTTCTGGACTGATTCTGAAAGTTGGGCTGGATATAAGCATCCTAGTCAAGCATTGGCAGAGTACCGCAAAAAGGTGAATCCGAATGTTAAAGCGGTGTATGTGACTCTTGCACCTTACCAAATTACGCTGGTAGATCCTCAAGATTCGCTGTCTTGGGATTTGGCAGGGTTTGATCCGGGAACACCTCGCATTATCCAGATGTTGGCTACGGGTGAGTTGTAGATATTGCTGGAGGATAAAGAAAAAACTTTATCCTTCATTACTTCATGGCGGGTTACCCTTGTTTGCAACTTGCCTTTTGGGGACGGAGAATTTAGGGTTATCGGTAACATCTCCACCATTTTGGGGATTAGCGGGTTCAATTCCCGCACCCGCCTTTTTTTGTCTCATGCATAGACGCGCCAGCGGCTTCCCGTAGGGTAGGCGCAAAGACGCAAAGAAGAACGCAATTTAATTTTTGAAGGGTCGTTTTTCTATTTCGGCGATGGGTAAGAGTAAAGTGTCTTCGATGTGCGATCGCTTCCTCACTTCCCACAAAATCAGAATTGTTGGATATTGATACTTGAGAAAATGGCTTTTCGGCTTGTGGCTTTTTAACAGAATGCTGAGATTGCACAGTTGGTTGAGCAAATATCTTTGTTAATTAACCCAGTCCAATCCCCTACAAAATCAGAAGTAAACCTACCTCTGGCGTTCCTCAATTTTGGTTTTTTTACATTTGCGAAAAAATAAATGGCGAGTTTACAACCTCAACCCAGTACAAATTGGCGGATAACCTTAAATGTCGCTGTCTAGAAGCGCGATCGCTCTTTCATCCTAATTTTTTCAGCCTCTTGTAATATAGGCGTCTTGCTCATAGCACAATAAAATGTAATATAACTTAGTAATAATCGTGGCATCGCCGTTCATGTTGGCTCTAGTTGTGAAGACAATAGCGTTCTACTACAGATGAGAGCGCTTTCATACTACTTTGTCCACCCAAAGACAGTAGTGGAAGTTTTGCTGAAATAACTATAAGGGATGAAATAGCTCTGCTTTCCAGAGAGTAAAAAAGGAACAGAATTTTATGACATTTGATTACGATTTGTTTGTCATTGGCGCTGGGCCTGGGGGATTGGCAGCAGCTAAAAAAGCAGCTAGCTACGGTGTTCGTGTGGCGATCGCAGAAAAAGAAGCGATCGGTGGTACTTGTGTAAATAGAGGCTGTATTCCCAAAAAACTGATTGTCTACGCTGCTGACTTCGCCAAGGACAATCAAATGGCGCACTATTACGGATGGAGCGAGTGCAAAAGGTATTTCGACTGGACGCTATTTATGAAGTCGGTACATCAGCATCTCGAACAAATTCACTACTCACATTTTGAGGAGTTACAAAAAGCAGGAGTTGAGTTAGTTCGGGAACAAGCTACTTTTATTGATGCCCATACTTTAGATTTAGGTGGACGCAAAGTTACAGCAGACAAAATCTTAATTGCTGTAGGAGGACGCCCCAACAAGCCCAAAATTCCAGGTATAGAATACGGCATCACATCCCGCGAAATGTTTCACTTACCCTATCTACCGAAACGTTTGGCAATTATTGGCGGCGGTTATATCGGTACAGAATTCTCTAGCGTCATGCACGCTTTCGGCTGCCAAGTCACGGTAATCGAATCAAATGAGATGATTTTATCTGGCTTTGATGATGACATCCGCTCAAGTGTGCAACAAGGTTTGAGCAAAAGAGGAATTCGATTTTTCACCAATAGCACTGCTCAAACAATCAAGCTTTCAGAAGATGCTTTACTATTGAAGACTAGTGGCAACCGTCCACAAACTATTGTTGCAGACACTATCTTAGTTGCCATAGGGTACACCCCAAATACCCAGAATCTTGGTTTAGAAAAAGCCGGAGTGGAACTTGTTGAACAAGGTGCAATCAAAGTAGATGAACACAATCGCACCTCCCAAGAGAACATTTTTGCTTTGGGTGACTGTATTAACCGCGTACAATTAACACCAGTTGCGAAGGCAGAAGGAATTGCTTTTGCCAATACGGTTTTTGGTAACAAGCCGCAAAAATTGGATTATGATTACATACCTTCTGCTGTTTTTTCCCGTCCAGAAGCAGCTAGTATCGGAATGACAGAGGCGAAGGCACGTGAAAAATTCGGTGAATCTGTAGAATGCTATCGCACAGAATTTCAGCCACTTTTATATAGCCTCACAGAACAGGATGAACCAATAACGATAAAGTTGGTGGTAGATGGCAATTCTCAACGAATTTTGGGCGCTCACATGGTAGGTGAACACGCTAGCGATATTATTCAAAGTCTTGGCGTTGCAATTCGCAAGGGTATAACCAAACAAGACCTTAATGAAACAATAGGGATTCATCCTACAGTTGGAGAAGAATTTTTGTCACTAAATTAAATCAAGGGTAGGATTCACTGAAGAAGATGCGGTGAGTCCAGCCTTGTTCGCCAGGCGTCTCTAATAGAAATTTTGAGCAGTTTTGCTGTTGCGCCTGTTACCCTTTTATCTGTGGTAGTTGTTTTACTTGCTTACTAAAATTAAACATTTACATCAACTACTACTTTTGAGTGAAATTTTTTCAGCGCCTATTAAAGCATTTTCATTTTTCTACTCTCTCTGGTACTAATTTAAAAACTTTTTTACTATACAAGTTGATGGATTTTTAACTGTAATGTACAGTTTCACTTAAGTCATTAAGAATCAAAAATGGCAAAATAGAAATGACAATACCTAGTGGCAGCCTGGATTGTGCATTTTTATTTAGCTTTGTCAAGTTACATGATCACAAATATCTGGCATAGCTGGTCATAATCTAACGTAAGAAAGATTTATACACTTAATAATAGTTTTAAAGTGGAATTAATAACACAATAAGACAAGGAAATAAATATATAAAACTACTTGTAGCTACCAATAAGGAATTTTTGATAATTACGGTATTTTAATGCAAATTTTAATTTTGTTTGGTCTGTATGAAACTTCTAGAATTTGCCGCTCTAAACCGTCTAAACATGTCATATATAAGTAAGCTGTACTAGATTTAATTTATATACAGTCAACAGTCTAAATGCTGTCAATACTAAGTTTTTAATTTTGGATTACTTACTAGCTTACTTTATACTCAATATTCTTCATAATTAAGGTTAATATCATTCGTTATTTGAGTTTTGTTTATATCCTGAGTTAACCTTAGTTACGTTTTTTTTAGTTAGCCTAGCTTAAACTAAGCTTAATGTATACTTTCAGCATATCAGCAAACTGCTGTCATACTTACCAAAAAATATAAAACCTGATTATTTAATCCAAGGCTTTAATAATAAAAATTTTGCTTTGTTGTAGAGAATATTCATTGTACCAAGTACTAAAAAGACACATAAAGAGGTAGATGCTATGAATGTTAATGACTTTATGCGCCGTTATAGTGCAGGAGAACGAGATTTTTCTGGAGTTGACTTAAGTGCAGCAGATTTAAGTTGGAAAACCTTACCGGGAATTAACTTGTGCGAAGCCAACTTGAGTGGAGCTAACTTAATTGGTACAGATTTGAGTCTGACAAACTTGAGCCAAGCCAACTTAAATTCGGCGTGTATGCGAGGAACAGATTTGACTGGCTCATACCTGCGTGATGCCAGCTTAGTTGAAGCCGATCTTCGTGGAGCTTACCTTAGTAAGGCTAACATTTCGGCGTTTCTAATTGGAGCAAATATGTATAAAGCAAATCTGAATGGGTCATACTTACTTGGAGTATACTTGCGTAGGACTAACCTAGCTGAAGCATCTCTTTGTGGAGCAACAATGCCTAACGGAACTATTCACGACTAAGGTAATTCGTAATTCGTAATACTTCTCTACGAGAGGCTGCGCCCTAAGCGCAGCTATGCCGCAGGCTTTACGGCTACGCTCAGTACAAGTTCGTAATTCGTAATTAGGGAATTTAGTTAGGATGCTCCTGGCCAAGGTGTGGTAGGAGTATCTGAATC
This region of Nostoc sp. UHCC 0302 genomic DNA includes:
- a CDS encoding IS630 family transposase, translating into MLSWFCLTVLCTTKTIRFWCEDETRIGLKTITGRKITGKGVKPVGVHQWQFKATYLYGIIEPLTGESFFWEFSHLNTDCFQIFLNLISQHFTDSVLIIQLDNGAFHKAKRLQVPDNIILLFQPAHSPELNPIEQVWQYIKRRLRWLLPKKLDDLRTALYAEIGKLTKQIIVSIARRQYILEALSVASF
- a CDS encoding helix-turn-helix domain-containing protein codes for the protein MSGVYQLEIKETVAELKDLLAIQKTATAKERVQLLYLLKTGHGQTISQTAEIIGRNRVTLHKWIRQYKAGGIEGLLKQKSSPGRPRTIPNWAEKALEKRLQEPLGFNGYQEIVEWLEQNLGVNSCYKTVHKLVYYRLESSPKVPRPKSVEQKQPQVEAFKKTLHTT
- the gorA gene encoding glutathione-disulfide reductase; this translates as MTFDYDLFVIGAGPGGLAAAKKAASYGVRVAIAEKEAIGGTCVNRGCIPKKLIVYAADFAKDNQMAHYYGWSECKRYFDWTLFMKSVHQHLEQIHYSHFEELQKAGVELVREQATFIDAHTLDLGGRKVTADKILIAVGGRPNKPKIPGIEYGITSREMFHLPYLPKRLAIIGGGYIGTEFSSVMHAFGCQVTVIESNEMILSGFDDDIRSSVQQGLSKRGIRFFTNSTAQTIKLSEDALLLKTSGNRPQTIVADTILVAIGYTPNTQNLGLEKAGVELVEQGAIKVDEHNRTSQENIFALGDCINRVQLTPVAKAEGIAFANTVFGNKPQKLDYDYIPSAVFSRPEAASIGMTEAKAREKFGESVECYRTEFQPLLYSLTEQDEPITIKLVVDGNSQRILGAHMVGEHASDIIQSLGVAIRKGITKQDLNETIGIHPTVGEEFLSLN
- a CDS encoding pentapeptide repeat-containing protein, with amino-acid sequence MNVNDFMRRYSAGERDFSGVDLSAADLSWKTLPGINLCEANLSGANLIGTDLSLTNLSQANLNSACMRGTDLTGSYLRDASLVEADLRGAYLSKANISAFLIGANMYKANLNGSYLLGVYLRRTNLAEASLCGATMPNGTIHD